The following are encoded in a window of Scophthalmus maximus strain ysfricsl-2021 chromosome 6, ASM2237912v1, whole genome shotgun sequence genomic DNA:
- the prkar2ab gene encoding protein kinase, cAMP-dependent, regulatory, type II, alpha, B, translating to MSNAEIPAGLKELLQGYTVEVLRRRPPDLVEFALQHFTQVLENQRNDQRARKHGAKPARKGIKFETNKSTKDDEVEEEEAVKSTTGKYSRRVSVCAEAYDPDDDEDDDAEPRVVHPKTDVQRRRLQEACRHILLFKTLEKEQFSEVLDGMFEVLVKPQEHIINQGDDGDNFYVIEKGVYDIFVQKDRVDVCVGKYDNKGSFGELALMYNTPRAATIIATQEGALWGLDRATFHRLIVRNNAKKRRMYEAFIECVPLLKSLELSERMKIVDVLGARVFKDGELIITQGDEADCFYIVESGEVKIMIKSKTQASQQDSAEVEVARCSRGQYFGELALVTNKPRAASVYAVGETKCLVIDIQAFERLLGPCMDIMKRNISQYKDQLVALFGSSVDLKH from the exons ATGAGCAATGCTGAGATACCAGCTGGCTTAAAGGAGCTTTTGCAGGGATACACCGTGGAGGTGCTCCGCCGCAGGCCGCCGGACCTGGTTGAGTTTGCACTGCAGCATTTTACACAAGTTCTGGAAAACCAGAGAAATGACCAGCGAGCCAGGAAACACGGCGCCAAGCCGGCGAGAAAGGGAATCAAGTTTGAGACCAACAAGTCCACAAAGGATgatgaagtggaggaggaagaggctgttA agTCCACCACTGGTAAATACAGTCGCAGAGTGTCAG TTTGTGCCGAGGCGTACGACCCTGAcgatgatgaggacgatgacGCGGAGCCTCGGGTCGTGCATCCCAAAACAGACGTGCAGCGACGCAGACTTCAGGAAGCTTGcagacacattttattgttcaaaACTCTGGAGAAG GAGCAGTTCTCGGAGGTTCTGGACGGCATGTTCGAGGTGCTGGTCAAACCTCAGGAGCACATCATAAATCAAGGAGACGACGGAGACAACTTCTATGTCATAGAGAA GGGTGTGTACGATATTTTTGTGCAGAAGGACAGAGTGGACGTGTGCGTTGGAAAGTATGACAACAAGGGGAGTTTCGGTGAGCTGGCTCTGATGTACAACACGCCACGAGCTGCAACGATCATCGCAACGCAGGAAGGCGCCCTGTGGGGCCTG GATCGAGCCACATTTCACAGACTGATTGTGAGAAACAACGCAAAGAAAAGGCGGATGTATGAGGCGTTTATTGAGTGTGTTCCTCTCCTGAAGTCTCTTGAG cTTTCTGAAAGAATGAAGATTGTCGATGTTTTGGGGGCACGAGTGTTCAAAGATGGAGAGCTCATAATAACGCAG GGGGATGAGGCCGACTGCTTCTACATTGTGGAATCAGGAGAGGTGAAGATTATGATAAAAAGCAAA ACGCAGGCGAGCCAGCAGGACAGtgcggaggtggaggtggctcGCTGCTCCAGAGGACAGTACTTCGGGGAACTTGCACTGGTCACCAACAAACCCAGAGCAGCATCGGTGTACGCTGTGGGAGAGACCAAATGCTTGG tGATTGACATCCAGGCTTTCGAGCGTTTGCTGGGCCCCTGTATGGACATCATGAAGAGGAATATCTCCCAGTACAAAGACCAGCTGGTGGCGCTGTTTGGCTCCAGTGTAGACTTGAAACACTAG
- the slc25a20 gene encoding mitochondrial carnitine/acylcarnitine carrier protein, which produces MSKQPQAISPAKNFFAGGFGGICLVFAGHPLDTIKVRLQTQPKPKPGEKLAYAGTIDCFKKTLAKEGVKGLYKGMAAPIVGVTPMFAVCFFGFGLGKKLQQRTPDEILTYPQLFAAGMLSGVFTTAIMAPGERIKCLLQIQASTGEAKYTGAMDCAKQLYRQSGIRGIYKGTALTLMRDVPASGMYFMSYECLKNFLTPAGKSHNELSIPSVLFAGGMAGICNWAVAIPPDVLKSRFQTAPEGKYPNGVRDVLRELIREEGVSSLYKGFNAVMLRAFPANAACFLGFELAMKFLNWAAPNL; this is translated from the exons atgtccaaacagCCGCAAGCGATCAGCCCGGCGAAGAACTTCTTCGCTGGAGGCTTCGGAGGAATCTGCCTCGTCTTCGCCGGACACCCCCTCGACACCATCAAA GTGCGTTTACAAACTCAACCCAAACCCAAACCTGGAGAGAAGCTCGCATATGCTGGAACCATTGACTGTTTCAAAAAGACCTTAGCCAAAGAG GGTGTGAAAGGTCTCTATAAAGGCATGGCCGCCCCGATCGTTGGAGTCACACCCATGTTCGCCGTCTGTTTCTTTGGATTCGGACTCGGCAAGAAACTGCAACAGAGAACTCCCGATGAAATCCTCAC GTATCCACAGCTGTTTGCAGCAGGGATGTTGTCCGGTGTGTTCACCACGGCCATCATGGCTCCTGGAGAGCGAATCAAATGCCTCctacag ATCCAGGCGTCAACGGGGGAGGCCAAGTACACTGGAGCCATGGACTGTGCCAAACAGCTGTACCGACAGTCTGGAATCAGAGGCATCTACAAAGGCACAGCTCTGACTCTCATGAGAG ATGTTCCTGCGAGTGGGATGTACTTCATGTCCTACGAGTGCCTGAAGAATTTCCTCACGCCAGCAGGAAAAAG CCACAATGAGCTCAGCATTCCCAGTGTGTTGTTTGCTGGAGGAATGGCCGGAATCTGTAACTGGGCTGTCGCAATTCCACCCGACGTTCTCAAGTCTCGTTTCCAGACAG ctccggAGGGAAAATATCCCAACGGTGTCCGGGACGTGTTGCGGGAGCTGATCAGAGAGGAGGGCGTGTCCTCGCTGTACAAGGGCTTCAACGCAGTCATGCTTAGAGCTTTCCCCGCTAATGCA GCTTGTTTCTTAGGATTTGAACTTGCGATGAAGTTCCTGAACTGGGCAGCACCGAACCTGTGA